The Rhodothermus marinus DSM 4252 DNA segment GATAACTTCCTGCCGGTCGACGTCTACATTCCGGGCTGCCCGCCCCGTCCGGAGGCCGTCCTGCACGCGTTGATGGATATTCAGGAGAAGATCCGGAACGAGTACTCGGTAGCGCTGGACTACGCGAAAGGCGAGCCGCGTCCGCCTGCCCCACCGGCGCGTCCGCACGTCCTGTCGCCGGAAGGAGACGAACCGGTGGCGCGCGAAGTGTTGCACCGGCCGCTGAAGTCGACCTGATGCTGCCATGGCCAAAAACGAACGTCCCAAAACGCACGAAGCGCTGAAGTTCTACTTCACGCCCGTCGATCCGCCCCGTGGGGATGAGCTGAACCCCCACGCCAAGGCGACCACCTACGTGCCCGAGGTGGTGGAAGCCCTGAAGGAGCGCTTCGGCGACGTGATCGAGGAGGTGGAGCTGTACGCGGGCGAGCATACGGTGCGCGTCCGCGCCGACAAAATCGTCGAGGTATGTCGCTTTCTGAAGGAAGAACAGGGCTTCAACTACCTGGCCGACCTGGGCGGCATCGACCGCTTCACCGACGAGGGGCGCTTTGAGGTGTTCTATAACCTGGTTTCCATCGAGCGGCGCAAGCGCATCCGCCTGAAGGTGCGCGTCGAAGAAGACAACCCGGTGGTGCCTTCGGTGACGTCCGTCTACCGGGCGGCCAACTGGAACGAACGTGAATGCTACGACATGTTCGGCATTTGCTTCGAAGGGCACCCGGACCTGCGGCGGATGTACATGCCGGAGGACTTCGAATACCATCCGCTCCGCAAAGAATTTCCGCTGCTGGGCATCCCGG contains these protein-coding regions:
- a CDS encoding NADH-quinone oxidoreductase subunit C, which codes for MAKNERPKTHEALKFYFTPVDPPRGDELNPHAKATTYVPEVVEALKERFGDVIEEVELYAGEHTVRVRADKIVEVCRFLKEEQGFNYLADLGGIDRFTDEGRFEVFYNLVSIERRKRIRLKVRVEEDNPVVPSVTSVYRAANWNERECYDMFGICFEGHPDLRRMYMPEDFEYHPLRKEFPLLGIPGSLPLPPQTPGGPLTRDPFPRAHGYVPPPGFEEPPAEDEEVSEH